In one window of Deltaproteobacteria bacterium DNA:
- a CDS encoding metallophosphoesterase, with translation MRIAAVGDLHCRADTRRNIAVALSGVDQEAEVLLLAGDLTDHGTVEEASWLAEELSQIKMVKCAVLGNHDYEGGTAAEVKKILCDSGVHVLDGEPWTLNDLGVAGIKGFAGGFELAQLQRFGEEAMKAFVDACIAEELKLEKALFQLRTRHRVALLHYSPCRQTLEGEPLEIFPFLGATRLSGPLDQLRPNLAVHGHAHRGTLRGATRGGVPVVNVALPVLRRLEKPLGYLILDV, from the coding sequence ATGCGCATCGCCGCAGTCGGTGATCTCCATTGCCGGGCGGACACGCGCCGCAACATCGCCGTCGCCCTCTCGGGAGTGGACCAGGAAGCCGAAGTGCTCTTGCTCGCCGGCGACCTGACAGACCACGGCACGGTGGAAGAGGCAAGCTGGCTCGCCGAGGAGCTGTCGCAGATCAAGATGGTGAAGTGCGCGGTGCTCGGCAATCACGATTACGAGGGTGGCACGGCCGCCGAGGTGAAGAAAATCCTCTGCGATTCCGGAGTGCACGTGCTCGACGGAGAGCCGTGGACGCTCAACGACCTCGGTGTCGCCGGCATCAAGGGGTTCGCGGGCGGATTCGAGCTGGCGCAACTGCAGCGGTTCGGGGAGGAAGCGATGAAGGCGTTCGTCGACGCCTGCATCGCCGAGGAGCTCAAGCTGGAGAAGGCGCTGTTCCAGCTCCGTACCCGCCACCGCGTGGCGTTGCTGCACTATTCGCCGTGCCGGCAGACGCTCGAAGGCGAGCCGCTGGAGATCTTCCCCTTCCTCGGCGCCACCCGCCTTTCCGGCCCGCTCGATCAGCTCCGACCCAACCTCGCCGTCCACGGCCATGCTCATCGCGGGACGTTGCGCGGGGCGACCCGCGGCGGTGTCCCGGTGGTCAACGTCGCCCTGCCGGTACTGCGCAGGTTGGAGAAACCGCTCGGGTATCTCATCCTCGACGTCTAG
- a CDS encoding nucleotidyltransferase family protein, translating to MAGAPVGAGSWARPGPQGGAAFACPSRPDVGRAAPCFARTVTGFDAQDRSMSVASLFALASLHPHLARVQIAPEQQSAAGQAEHEAHREALRLLQEQGFEPLVGGAYALKTHTGIWRDTKDLDLFLRKDQVQRALDVLARAGYRTEMTDEIWLAKAYSGPWFVDLIFSSGNGIATVDEQWRSRAAPGTVLGLQALIVPAEEMIWQKAFIQERERFDGADIHHLLRCKGRQLDWDHLLKRFGERHWEVLLVHLITYRYAFSCEKDQVPEAVMRELIRRLEQRESEPAGADRVCRGTLLSRQQYLHETNVEGYRDARETETEGWTGDRTYPVEYPDRGTHDAHRRSR from the coding sequence ATGGCGGGCGCGCCCGTCGGGGCGGGGTCGTGGGCGCGCCCCGGCCCGCAAGGCGGGGCGGCGTTTGCCTGCCCGTCGCGTCCGGACGTCGGGCGGGCGGCGCCGTGTTTCGCACGCACGGTGACCGGCTTCGACGCGCAGGATCGCTCGATGTCTGTTGCGAGCCTGTTTGCCCTCGCTTCCCTCCATCCCCACCTTGCCCGTGTGCAGATCGCGCCGGAGCAGCAGAGCGCCGCGGGACAAGCGGAGCACGAGGCGCACCGAGAGGCGCTGCGCCTTCTCCAGGAGCAGGGGTTCGAGCCCTTGGTCGGCGGCGCGTACGCCCTGAAGACGCACACCGGCATCTGGCGTGACACCAAGGATCTCGACCTGTTCCTGCGCAAGGACCAGGTCCAGCGCGCGCTCGACGTGCTGGCGCGCGCCGGGTACCGCACGGAGATGACCGACGAGATCTGGCTGGCCAAGGCGTACTCGGGCCCCTGGTTCGTCGACCTGATCTTCTCCTCCGGGAACGGCATCGCAACGGTGGACGAGCAATGGCGCAGCCGGGCCGCCCCTGGCACCGTGCTCGGGCTCCAGGCGCTGATCGTGCCGGCGGAAGAGATGATCTGGCAGAAGGCTTTCATCCAGGAGCGCGAGAGGTTCGACGGCGCGGATATCCACCATTTGCTGCGCTGCAAAGGCCGGCAACTCGACTGGGACCATCTGCTGAAGCGCTTCGGGGAGCGCCATTGGGAAGTCCTTCTCGTCCACCTGATCACGTACCGATACGCCTTTTCCTGCGAGAAGGATCAGGTTCCCGAGGCGGTGATGCGCGAGCTCATCCGGCGCCTCGAGCAACGCGAGTCCGAGCCCGCAGGCGCGGACCGCGTTTGCCGCGGAACGCTGCTTTCGCGGCAGCAGTACCTGCACGAGACGAACGTCGAGGGGTATCGGGACGCCCGCGAGACGGAGACCGAGGGCTGGACCGGCGATCGGACCTACCCGGTCGAGTATCCCGATCGAGGAACGCACGATGCGCATCGCCGCAGTCGGTGA
- the mutM gene encoding bifunctional DNA-formamidopyrimidine glycosylase/DNA-(apurinic or apyrimidinic site) lyase, translating into MPELPEVEIASRQLRSWLEGRRIVSARAEKSRVIRGQTQARFGGLVGRRLAGIERLGKWMLLSFDGGEGLISHLGMTGKWVRRRTEEPKPSHVRASLTLEDGHAVDYRDMRLFGRLIRGRIPELRASEALRALGPDPLEGIDVDRLHAVLSRTRRSMKEALMDQRTLAGLGNIQVSESLHRAGIDPRRPAHSMTREETERLAEAIGASLRATLTDEDSPEPITYVEEGGENVFLVYDRAGEPCSTCGTAIERIVQGGRSTYYCPSCQPRWRARPSGRGRGRAPARKAGRRLPARRVRTSGGRRRVSHAR; encoded by the coding sequence ATGCCCGAGCTTCCCGAGGTGGAGATTGCGTCGCGGCAGCTTCGGTCGTGGCTGGAAGGCCGCCGCATCGTGTCTGCCCGGGCCGAGAAGTCGCGCGTCATCCGCGGTCAGACACAGGCCCGGTTCGGCGGGCTGGTCGGTCGCCGGCTGGCGGGCATCGAGCGACTCGGAAAATGGATGCTGCTTTCGTTCGACGGAGGCGAAGGACTGATCTCGCATCTGGGGATGACGGGGAAGTGGGTGCGCCGTCGCACCGAAGAGCCCAAACCGTCTCACGTGCGGGCCTCGCTGACGTTGGAGGACGGACACGCGGTGGACTACCGCGACATGCGCCTGTTCGGGCGACTGATCCGCGGCAGGATCCCGGAGCTCCGCGCCTCCGAGGCGCTGCGGGCGCTCGGTCCCGATCCGCTCGAGGGGATCGACGTGGATCGCCTGCATGCGGTGTTGTCGCGGACCAGGAGGTCGATGAAGGAGGCGTTGATGGACCAGCGGACCCTGGCGGGTCTGGGGAACATCCAGGTCTCCGAGTCGCTTCACCGCGCGGGCATCGATCCACGGCGGCCGGCCCATTCGATGACGCGCGAGGAGACGGAGCGGCTCGCCGAGGCCATCGGCGCCTCGCTGCGCGCGACGCTGACGGACGAGGACAGCCCGGAGCCGATCACCTACGTCGAAGAGGGTGGAGAGAACGTCTTCCTCGTGTACGACCGCGCTGGAGAACCCTGCAGCACGTGCGGGACGGCCATCGAACGCATCGTGCAGGGTGGCAGGAGCACCTACTACTGCCCGTCGTGTCAGCCGAGATGGCGGGCGCGCCCGTCGGGGCGGGGTCGTGGGCGCGCCCCGGCCCGCAAGGCGGGGCGGCGTTTGCCTGCCCGTCGCGTCCGGACGTCGGGCGGGCGGCGCCGTGTTTCGCACGCACGGTGA
- a CDS encoding transglutaminase domain-containing protein — translation MKSPGARGPTLVQAQRWAGTLTAFSAFAACAVSGEMGAVMVALFPVAVVGASIPGSGFHGRVQWAWTLLLGGALLVFAAQVFAGQVDVVLAAALFAELLCIHRLWHRRTGRDEVLLLLLSLLLLCAGAALAAELAFGFAFLAFAISGTWALALTHLRSAIEAGRGPAGSAALLSSRRIATPALLGGLAGLSMAGIAGAAVVFVAFPRVSIGGLRRASRHAPVAGLGDRVDLSRHGTVADDPRVVLRVRLDPEPRGGRRDLGMHWRARALSQWTGQGWKSQPGGALPVVRLPQRGRERPPVLLGADIEVVGLFADGVVLTPEGWPLSVDFRRPGSPRPPAQRLYRNFPGDLFYQPVDGSDLRYFVAVDRDEPELRALRGRGARYPQWLAADLEVPSTLDARVRALAQRLGGGKDPADAAAAIESWLGTALRYTRDLPGEVADPIADFLFVRRAGHCELFSTAMVLMLRALGIPARNVTGYFGGRRTDAGYYAVRAGDAHSWVEVYFPGAGFVRLDPTPASARGSTQEGLRARAILFWDGLQQRWRAFVVDYDLITQARAMRRLAQLVEETGRRLAGKDNAPAGRARLAATALAVVLVGALATVLVRRRARLRKRGGELALTADQERALRLWRAARVLLRRAGIEVAPATTPRELARRVPVAGEVAVIHAEARWGVGTLPASTARAALRRLRTALRERVATDRAA, via the coding sequence GTGAAGTCTCCCGGAGCACGCGGTCCCACGCTGGTCCAGGCGCAGCGCTGGGCGGGAACGCTGACGGCGTTCTCCGCGTTCGCGGCTTGCGCCGTCTCTGGCGAGATGGGCGCGGTGATGGTGGCGCTCTTCCCGGTCGCCGTCGTCGGGGCGTCGATCCCCGGCTCCGGATTCCATGGTCGCGTGCAATGGGCATGGACGCTGCTGCTCGGCGGAGCGCTGCTGGTGTTTGCGGCCCAGGTATTCGCGGGGCAGGTCGACGTCGTTCTCGCTGCCGCGCTCTTCGCCGAGCTGCTCTGCATCCATCGCCTCTGGCATCGCAGGACCGGCCGCGACGAGGTCCTCTTGCTGTTGCTCTCGCTGCTCTTGCTCTGCGCCGGAGCGGCGCTCGCTGCGGAGCTTGCATTCGGTTTCGCCTTTCTGGCGTTCGCCATCAGCGGCACCTGGGCGCTGGCGCTGACACACCTGCGATCTGCCATCGAGGCGGGCCGGGGACCCGCGGGATCGGCGGCGCTGCTCAGCTCACGCCGCATCGCGACGCCGGCGCTCCTCGGCGGTCTCGCGGGGCTCTCGATGGCGGGGATCGCCGGAGCAGCGGTGGTGTTCGTCGCTTTTCCGCGCGTCAGCATCGGCGGGCTGCGGCGAGCGTCGCGCCACGCGCCGGTAGCGGGGCTGGGCGACCGGGTGGACCTCTCGCGGCACGGGACCGTCGCCGATGATCCACGGGTGGTGCTGCGGGTCCGGCTCGATCCCGAGCCGAGAGGCGGACGGCGCGATCTCGGGATGCACTGGCGCGCGCGGGCGCTCTCGCAATGGACGGGGCAGGGCTGGAAGTCGCAGCCGGGCGGCGCTCTCCCGGTGGTGCGCCTGCCGCAGCGCGGGCGAGAACGGCCGCCGGTGCTGCTGGGCGCGGACATCGAGGTCGTGGGTCTGTTCGCGGATGGGGTGGTACTGACGCCGGAGGGATGGCCGCTCAGCGTCGACTTCCGCCGCCCGGGATCGCCGCGGCCGCCCGCGCAACGGTTGTACCGGAATTTCCCGGGCGATTTGTTCTACCAGCCGGTGGACGGCAGCGACCTTCGCTACTTCGTCGCCGTCGACCGCGACGAGCCCGAGCTGCGCGCCCTGCGGGGCCGCGGCGCGAGGTACCCGCAATGGCTGGCCGCGGACCTCGAGGTGCCGTCCACGCTCGACGCTCGGGTGCGGGCGCTGGCCCAGCGTCTCGGCGGCGGGAAGGATCCGGCGGACGCCGCAGCAGCGATCGAGAGCTGGCTGGGGACGGCGCTGCGGTACACCCGTGACCTTCCCGGCGAGGTGGCCGATCCCATCGCCGACTTCCTCTTCGTCCGGCGGGCGGGGCATTGCGAGCTGTTCTCGACCGCGATGGTGCTGATGCTGCGCGCGCTCGGCATCCCGGCGCGCAACGTCACCGGCTACTTCGGAGGCCGCCGCACCGACGCCGGATACTACGCGGTCCGCGCCGGCGACGCCCACAGCTGGGTCGAGGTGTACTTTCCCGGGGCGGGATTCGTCCGCCTCGATCCCACGCCGGCGTCCGCCCGGGGGAGCACCCAGGAAGGGCTGCGGGCACGGGCAATCCTGTTCTGGGACGGCCTGCAGCAGCGCTGGCGGGCGTTCGTCGTCGACTACGACTTGATCACGCAGGCGCGCGCGATGCGGCGTCTGGCACAGCTCGTCGAGGAGACCGGACGGCGCCTCGCGGGCAAGGACAATGCTCCGGCCGGGCGAGCGCGACTGGCGGCAACGGCTCTCGCCGTCGTCCTGGTCGGCGCTCTGGCCACGGTCTTGGTGCGGCGCCGGGCCAGGCTGCGCAAGCGGGGAGGGGAGTTGGCGCTGACGGCCGATCAGGAGCGCGCCCTGCGACTCTGGCGCGCGGCGCGGGTTCTGCTGCGGCGCGCGGGCATCGAGGTGGCGCCGGCGACGACGCCGCGCGAGCTCGCGCGGCGCGTGCCGGTGGCAGGCGAGGTGGCCGTCATCCATGCGGAGGCGCGCTGGGGCGTTGGGACCCTGCCCGCCTCGACTGCGCGAGCTGCGCTGAGGCGGCTGCGGACCGCCCTCCGTGAACGGGTTGCAACGGATCGCGCTGCGTGA
- a CDS encoding DUF58 domain-containing protein: MTPAWKRRLAFTRMGRWYTALTIGIGLAATNTGNNLLFLVLGLLLASIIVSGILSEQTLRGVHVERRLPAVATAGQPALIGLRARNGKKRAPSFSLEIRERGGDVAGHGFLVLLPARESGEVAYRFVPQRRGLHRFRQLEVATRAPFGLFEKSRPLDVPGEIIVFPRVVLAPRLSAQSLARAGEQPEDRIGLGLEVHSLRDHRPGEDARSIHWKSTARAGRLIAVDREQERRKRICVVLDHRTLRGDALERAVELAAAFVVRELDGGAEVSLAVAGQFLAAGSGEAQRCAALRLLALLEEKGADTASPRPEAEAAVIEVHG, translated from the coding sequence GTGACGCCCGCCTGGAAGCGGAGGCTCGCGTTCACCCGGATGGGACGCTGGTATACCGCCCTGACCATCGGCATCGGCCTCGCGGCGACGAATACGGGAAACAACCTGCTGTTCCTCGTCCTCGGTCTTCTGCTCGCCTCGATCATCGTCTCCGGGATCCTGTCCGAGCAGACGCTGCGGGGAGTCCATGTCGAGCGGCGGCTTCCCGCTGTGGCGACGGCAGGGCAGCCGGCTCTGATCGGGCTGCGCGCGCGGAACGGGAAGAAGCGCGCGCCGTCGTTCTCGCTGGAGATCCGCGAACGCGGCGGCGACGTCGCCGGGCATGGTTTTCTCGTGTTGCTCCCCGCCAGGGAGTCCGGGGAGGTCGCTTATCGATTCGTGCCGCAGCGGCGCGGCCTGCACCGCTTCCGGCAACTGGAAGTCGCGACGAGGGCTCCCTTCGGGCTGTTCGAGAAGTCGCGACCGCTCGATGTGCCGGGCGAGATCATCGTGTTCCCGCGCGTCGTGCTTGCGCCGCGTCTTTCCGCACAGTCGCTGGCGCGGGCCGGTGAACAGCCCGAGGACCGCATCGGCCTCGGGCTCGAGGTGCATTCGCTCCGCGACCACCGGCCGGGGGAGGACGCTCGGAGCATCCATTGGAAGTCCACCGCCCGCGCCGGCCGCCTGATTGCCGTCGATCGCGAGCAGGAACGCCGCAAGCGCATCTGCGTGGTTCTCGACCACCGCACGCTCCGTGGAGACGCTTTGGAACGGGCCGTCGAGCTGGCGGCCGCGTTCGTCGTCCGCGAGCTCGACGGAGGCGCAGAGGTCTCGCTCGCCGTCGCCGGCCAATTTCTCGCGGCGGGCAGCGGCGAGGCGCAGCGCTGCGCCGCGCTGCGGCTACTCGCCTTGCTGGAGGAGAAAGGCGCGGACACCGCGTCACCGCGGCCGGAAGCGGAGGCGGCGGTGATCGAGGTGCACGGGTGA
- a CDS encoding MoxR family ATPase: MTPDNGAASAKITLVDLTTGSPLTPPEARRVASALEANIARALKGKQEIVELSLAALAAGGHLLLEDVPGVGKTTLAQALARSLDLAFARVQFTSDLLPGDITGVSVYDQARNSFVFKPGPLFANLVLADEINRTTPRTQSCLLEAMAEGQVSVDGAGRPLPAPFMVLATQNPHEHAGTYPLPESQLDRFLLRLSVGYPPAEVERELLLGGGTQQELTHLHPVASAQDVRRLQAAVAVVVVAPEIADYVLAIVAATRSTPLISLGASPRGAIALLGVARARALLRGRGYVEPDDVKELCVPALAHRIVLAGRGPGGGELERLAVERVVRDLVEQVPVPE, from the coding sequence ATGACGCCCGACAACGGCGCCGCGTCCGCGAAGATCACTCTTGTCGATCTGACGACCGGATCGCCGCTCACGCCACCAGAGGCACGTCGCGTCGCCTCGGCGCTGGAAGCGAACATCGCGCGCGCCCTGAAGGGAAAACAGGAGATCGTCGAGCTGTCGCTCGCCGCCCTCGCCGCCGGAGGACACCTGTTGCTCGAGGACGTCCCGGGCGTCGGCAAGACCACGCTGGCGCAGGCGCTGGCGCGATCGCTCGATCTCGCGTTCGCGCGCGTCCAGTTCACGAGCGACCTGCTCCCGGGCGACATCACCGGCGTCTCCGTCTACGACCAGGCCCGCAACAGCTTCGTGTTCAAGCCCGGCCCGCTCTTCGCAAACCTGGTGCTGGCGGACGAGATCAACCGGACCACGCCGCGGACGCAGAGCTGCCTGCTCGAGGCGATGGCCGAGGGCCAGGTGTCGGTGGACGGCGCGGGACGCCCGCTCCCGGCGCCGTTCATGGTGCTCGCGACCCAGAACCCGCACGAGCACGCGGGGACCTATCCTCTCCCGGAGTCACAGCTCGACCGGTTCCTGCTCCGCCTCTCCGTCGGCTATCCGCCGGCGGAGGTGGAGCGGGAGCTGCTCCTCGGAGGTGGGACGCAGCAGGAGCTGACGCATCTGCACCCGGTCGCTTCCGCGCAGGACGTCCGGCGGCTCCAGGCCGCCGTCGCGGTCGTCGTCGTGGCGCCGGAGATCGCCGACTACGTGCTGGCGATCGTCGCCGCCACTCGAAGCACGCCGCTGATCTCGCTCGGTGCATCGCCGCGCGGTGCCATCGCGCTCCTCGGCGTGGCGCGGGCGCGGGCGCTCCTGCGCGGGCGAGGGTACGTCGAGCCCGACGACGTCAAGGAGCTCTGCGTTCCGGCCCTCGCGCACCGGATCGTGCTCGCCGGCCGCGGGCCCGGTGGAGGCGAGCTGGAGCGTCTCGCGGTAGAGCGCGTGGTCCGCGACCTCGTCGAGCAGGTGCCGGTGCCCGAGTGA